The Carnobacterium divergens genome includes a window with the following:
- the lepB gene encoding signal peptidase I → MNTNESNKTKKTKKNVSVKKEILSTLMTLLVALGIVMLLRTFIFTPVIVKGESMNPTLENNDRILLLKMEKVKRFDIVTFPAPDNPSENYVKRVIGLPGDEISYKNDILTINGKNYDEPYLTEFKANLPAGENLTTDFTLEQISGVSKVPTGKYLVLGDNRQNSKDGRMIGFIDADDIQGVADYRIWPITTFGRIDKAE, encoded by the coding sequence ATGAATACAAATGAATCCAATAAAACAAAGAAAACGAAAAAGAATGTTTCAGTTAAAAAGGAAATTTTAAGTACCTTGATGACCTTACTTGTAGCATTAGGAATTGTTATGTTATTAAGAACTTTCATTTTTACACCGGTTATAGTCAAAGGGGAATCAATGAATCCCACTTTGGAAAACAACGACCGCATCTTATTGTTAAAAATGGAAAAAGTGAAACGATTTGATATCGTCACCTTCCCAGCACCAGACAATCCAAGTGAAAACTATGTAAAAAGAGTTATTGGCTTACCTGGCGACGAAATTAGCTATAAAAATGACATCTTAACCATTAACGGTAAAAATTACGATGAACCGTATTTAACTGAATTTAAAGCCAATCTGCCAGCTGGTGAAAACTTAACAACTGATTTTACATTAGAACAAATTAGTGGGGTATCCAAAGTTCCAACAGGCAAGTATTTAGTGTTAGGCGATAACCGTCAAAATTCAAAAGATGGTCGTATGATTGGCTTTATCGATGCAGACGATATTCAAGGAGTTGCGGATTACCGCATTTGGCCAATTACAACCTTTGGACGAATTGACAAAGCTGAATAG
- a CDS encoding rhodanese-like domain-containing protein, with the protein MIGYEVYQHFNRKRAAVILTEEEFRENMRKVQVIDVREKPEFDAGHILGARNIPYSGFKTRMVEIRKDIPVYLYDQKKSMSGRAAVKLRKAGYTKIYRLKDGYQNWNGKIKKK; encoded by the coding sequence ATGATTGGGTACGAAGTGTATCAACATTTTAATCGCAAGCGGGCTGCAGTTATTTTAACTGAAGAAGAATTTAGAGAAAATATGCGTAAAGTCCAAGTAATTGATGTTCGTGAAAAACCAGAATTTGATGCAGGGCATATCTTAGGTGCTCGTAACATTCCTTATTCAGGATTTAAAACGAGAATGGTAGAAATTAGAAAAGATATTCCTGTTTATTTATACGATCAGAAAAAATCAATGAGTGGACGTGCAGCGGTTAAATTGCGCAAAGCAGGATACACCAAAATCTATCGACTAAAAGATGGGTATCAAAATTGGAACGGCAAAATCAAAAAAAAATAA